The genome window ttttttaaatgtaggatttttttttttcacactggaAATCAGGCATGGTGctggagaactttaagccctgtaaTCAAtatcatcatattcatatgaTTTAATGGCTTAATCTTTGTAAATTACACAAAAATTTTACCATTGCGTTGAGCTCTTTGACATATCCTCGGAGTTCAAGTCAACTAACACCtgggagaaaaacacacacaattttcatttataaataattagtgagagccaaaaaaataaaaaataacctagAAAAGATTATCCTATATTATACATTAAGAACAATGATGTTAAGGATGTTATGAAGTAATTTATAATGCGCGAGATGTCACCTTTCCCAGCAGCCCTCTGTGTTTTGACAGAATTCCTCCTCCATTCTTCACAGCCACATCTAGTGTTCTTCTGTGCAACTCCACAAGCGACACACTGAATTCAAACCTATATATTTAAAACCAACACAAaaggtgtatttttatttaatgcaaaataagaaaactttttttttctaatgcaagAGCAGACTGGAAGAGGAAAAAAAGTGGCCGAAGAATAAACTGACGTTTGATCATAGATAGGATTCACTGTTTTCTTCATCGTGTTTGTTTTTCTGCGTCCAGAGCGCCGTTTATCAGGCAGCAAATACAAACGGACGTATGGATCAGAGCCATTTTCAGTAGAAGAGATCAGATtcctgcaaacacacaaacatgaataCTTTCATATTAAAAACATCTTTCAGAAGCACTGAAATACTTCAGATGAATCAAACGTCGTATGTACTTTACCTGCAACTGTGAATCACGacaattagtttgtttctttggGGACTGTGTCTGATGGTTAGCTGAATTTCACCCAATGGAGCGAAACCAGGCGAGGCGCCACTGCAAAAACAGGGTTTTTTAAACTGTTGTGCAATTGATGTCTCATGGAAACCATGAATGGAATCAGATGGAAAGGACaaagaatgttaaaaatgttcaaaCATACTTCTGTAATAGTTGTATTGTCCTCTGGAGATCCAGGGCGGTGCTGGGATTGGAGATGTCGGACGCTATGCTGGGTGTCTGCTCTTTGTTGTTTAGGTGTAGCTGAGAGCCAGAAAGGGCAAGGTTAGACGTGCTCCGCCCTGATTTAGCCAGACGGGCAGGGGAGTCCTCCAATGGCCTGCTGTCTATCAAGGCTTCCACTCGCGGGGAGGGTTTTGGGTTTCTGGGTGCTGGGGTCGGCTGCTGGGGTTTGGATGTTGGGGTGGGCTCTGAAACATTGGCCTGCTTAGGAGAGGGGTTGGGGGTCGTGCTGGAGCTAGGCTGGCGGATTTGACTTGAGGACGGCTGATTCGTTCCGGACAACTTCTCCATAGACAGAATCTGAAATACACACATGTATACAGATATGCATTGGTTACTGACTGTGTTTTCAGAAGTGACACTGAGATGGACCCTCTATATAGGTCAAGGTTTAGTTGTTTCTTTGCTAGTCATGTTTAACCTGAGGCCTTTAAAGGTTCTCTATataggattgacaccgagtggttgaactaggtatttcagtccaaattcaaaatacaattgggtaaactggcagtgggcgggtttcacaaaccaaaacagaccGACATTCCATAAACAAGTATGtaaacttagcatgtttcttaaatatctgcaaacttATTATGTAGTTTTATTCTTTAGTAGTCAAAAACTTACAGAAGCTGTGTGGTGTAAAGCATAAAAATTTATACATTTGTTAGGCTAAGATGCTGTGGCCACTTTAgcttatatatcatatataaaaaaaatatatattttttttgttatatttatcttaatttaaggTTTTTATAGGTGAGGAATCTACACAACATTGATAGAGCTAATGAAATGTACAATGGCTAAGACACCTGATTTGAAGATTTGCAAAACCTGATATGTGAAACTTTACTTTTACATATGAAATAAATTGTGAATTTTTACTCCATCCATTATTACAAAGAGCAATTTAGATATTTAGCTTGATGaaagacaaaaactaaattatttattgtttatatttaatttttagttagTGCTTCAACCCATGTTTTTAGTTTTCCCTTCCTTTTCATTCaattctttaatttaattaaacaaaaatgtgtgtgtaagaTGTTTATGCATGTGTGTTACCCTAAGTGCCATCTTAATCTTAAGCGTAGCACCGGGTCCTGTGTTCTTGAGTGGGAAACGCTGACTGATAGTCATCTGATCCTCCTGCAGCAGATTtgacagaggaagagaaaacGTCCCAAGGGAACACTCGTGTTTCTCATCCtttacctgcacacacacacaaacacacacacaccactgttgTAAACACTGCAACTTCCAGAATTTATGTTTCGATTTTTCATGAATAGGGTACAACTGGGTAAATTCTTATTAATACATTGATTTCTATGATTTGTTCTTttctagaaataaataaatacacataagaatacatttaaaaagataaCAAATAAACAAGTATAGTACAAGTATATAGGGGAATAAATCCAGTCTAAATACATCACAGTTGGGCATAGCTAGTATAAGAGCAAAAGTGGGTTTGTAATTATTGTCACACTTTCCTACAATATCAAGAACAGTATTTGCTCCCCCTGGCAGTGGACAAATCTTTCACCTTTCAGGGACTAGAGCAAATCTTTTAACTATTAATTCACTACTGCCCATGTGCATGTGAGTGCATGTTTGTGCTTTACCTCCACTTCAAGTTTTTGAATCTTTGGATTGTGGATCAGGAATGTGAAGGCCTCCTCCCAAACGGGCTCATTGGTTTTAAATCTTGTCTGTAACAAGAAAAGAAtgtaaaacattgaaaacagcgAAAACACAAAggctaaaattttttttttgcaaacttgCATTATCACCTTTTGCAGTGAAATACTGTATACAACGAAAGCTAAACATCTACCGTTAAATGTAAAGAATTTATATTCatgtatctttttttaatttcatgtttaaatttgCACCTGTAATAATAACACTATGTTATCCATGTCTACATTTCAATAAAGAGCAATCACTTGTGTGTGTCACTGATTACCTTGCTCTCAAAGGATTTGTGTCCCACAGTAAACTGGACGAATGGACTGGGCATACTGGCAACCTTTTTACCAGACTACAGACAGAGCGTACAAATTGTTATTAACAACCTCTCCATattaaacacatactgtacaaacaaCATTATCAACCTTAACCACACATTTACTAAAGCAAAGAACAAGAGGATTGAAATTAAACAATAATAGTGTCATCTCAGTAGAATCTACATTAGATATTTGCACACTAATGACCTGAAATGATGCTTAGTAGCAACCATATCATATTTACTCCCATCTACATCTGCAATTACTATGAACCCAACCTGGCACGCTGTCCATTATACCACAGAGTTAAATGGAAAGCTGAGGAGGCAGCGCTGTGAATAAATGTGTAACCAAAcgtaaacatttcaaataattgcaTAAGATTGTTTATGTTTACCAACAAGTCATATTCAAACTCCTGTTATGGACACCAGGGAGCTGTTTACGGTTTATGTAGCTCATAGCCATACAAACATATGCTTATTTACTTGAATGGGAAAAGTCCAAAATCTACAAAACTGATTTTCAAgattatgttttaataacatattttgaaTAAGAACTATAATCAAATTAAATGGTACTTTAAATTCTGCTTCTTTTGTTCAAATTACAATATCTTAGGCTGGTCCAGATAATGCACTTGCACATTTAAACAAAAAGGgcaatttaaactttttattactCCGCAATACAGGCTAAAATTATTACTGTCAAAACGTAGAATAGACAGCATGCTACAGATTTTGTTCAGATTTGGTAGACATTAAAGTTGGAAATATTCCATTagatagaaagtttaaaataattgcaaatatttagtttatttccCTTTATGAATGCAGTGTCCTATATCAAAATGTCAAGACATTAAACCTAAAAACTGTCTGGATTCAAACAAAGTCTTCTATGTTGCATTTCTGTACAATTGTGTGTATAATTTAGATTCATATTATTACTTGACAACAATTCAGAACTGGTCAAAAGAGATTGGAAAGCTGGCAGATTTACACATGAGAAATAGTCTCTGTTGCAGAATCTGAATTCAGTTTGTGTCAGATGCACACGCAAGTCTGCATGCAGTTAATCAAAGCACACAAACAGCACACATGGTACCTGCTGCAGATCTTAAATCAACATAACCTTGCCAAGTCCTTCTACATATGTCTataatgtatgtttgtgtaaaTTGTGAGAAAACTGGTTACCTTTAGCGCTTTATTGACTGTACCCTTCTTCAGACCTGCACTGTTGAATTCTAAAGGATTGCGCTATTTCCCCAAGCAGAAAaggacaagacacacacacacacacacacacacacacaaacaaatacaaatacaagcaGGATTATTAGGATGGCATGCAGAGTTAAATTCATaattgcacaaaaacacacagacatcctTAAGTACTCAATCATACACAACAATGTGAATGATTTCGGAATTAATGCTTGGTTAATTTGATGAATATGAGAAAAGAGGAGGCTTCATTGTATTTTAACTGTGTGGCTGTTCAAATGATGAGACAACCCTAACAGAACACATcagcatatttttatattttgatgccTGGAGGGTGAACACACGAGAGGACACGATTCAGGTGTTTACAACATTGATGAAGAAAGAATGATAGAAAGAAACATGAAAGGGAAATATAGACAAGGCAATCCAAAGAGAATCGATCCAACCCACACCTCACTGCAAATCAACCCGCAACATAATGTGATCGCAAAACATGTCACACTGCAGTGCAGGACACTACAAGAAGACACTTTCACTGTCAGATGAAAATGATCAAATGAGGCATGGGTTGATACAGAAACAGTTATACAACAGTTACTGTCCTTGAATTTGTTTGGTGTGCCTAATGTGCTGATATTTAATAACTGCACTAGAGCTTTCCACACTGGATCATCATCACCCCGTTTGTTTGTTTGACACATGACTGTTGATCCTGTTTTTGTGTGGAACTTCTTGTGCATAGCAAAAACAAAGTATTTGCCTTATATTATTCTAAAATAGTGTTGAATCTGTATGTATAAATGATCtataaactgttgtataaaagcaatatcaaaCTCGTGATCATCCTGTATCACAGACATGATGAACAACACTCTTGTTTGTGTGACATTGCTTAATCATGTATTTCATCCAGTGAAGTGCAGAGTGAGACCCGTTTCATTCAACATGCTTCCAAAATTCATATTCTACTACACCACTTATATCTCTGTTACCCCATCCGCCCAATACACGAgcctgtaagaattttttttatgtttttgaaagaagtctcttcaaAAGTTCATTACTCCGTTcttcttcagtgttacatgatccttcaaaaatcattctaatatgctgacttggtgaaattattattaatgctaaAACTGCTGTGCTACTTCATatatttgtggaaattgtgacACATTTTTTGAAGACTCTGATCTGATGAACAGTTCGaagcatttatttgtaacataaatattttggaacattataaaagtctttacggttaattctgattaatttaatacatattttctatatccaataaaaagaaaaccttactgttctcaaacttttgaatagtagtgtatctCAAACTTTCTCTTACACACAATTAATCAGCAAATATTTTGAGATAATTAATCCTGACCAGTAACGATTGTATCCTGTCAAATACTGCttcatcaattatttatttttttaaatctgatttcaattaatgaaatcagttttttttttttacttagttaaaataaataatccaaaCTATTTTGTGCATGTCTCCCTTGTCATCACAAGgcattttaatcttatttttatacctaaaaaaattatattatcaaaCATACACACATCCGTTATACTATAAATAAACAGCCAACCTATTTTCTAGATACTGGTATCATTGTTGGCCAATAAAAAACTTTGATCAGCAATATACCCATGACCACATAACCTCATTTAGCTCTCCAAACAGGGCTGACAAATGCATTCTGTTACTGTGTGAACATAGTCAAATAGTTTTCACTGAACCACCTGATGGTCTATATACAAATACCCTCTTTAAAGGAAAAAGTGCACCTACACATTGAAAAAACATTAACTGCATTAACGCCTCTAATACAGACTATTTAGATCTATGCAAAATGTAGGCAGGGACTCTGTAAACACTAGCATGCTGAAAGAATGAACCAAGACATAAACAAATCCAAACAAAACAGTCCTCAGAGCTTGAACAGTTTAACAGGAAGATATTACATGCAAAAGGGAAGTCGAGATGTAACTATGACACATTTGTAAATGAAATAACCAGGTGTTCATGCACCAAATGCAGGTCAAATGCAAGCAAACCAATCCAATGAAAATGTGAGCAGAGTGACTCACAAACATTGTCCTGTAGAGGGCAGAAGTGTTTTCACAGAACACCAGCCCAGCAGAGCGGCGCTCTCTCAGACAACCACTGCCCACGTGCCCCTCAAAAACACTCTTTACCCAGAGCGACAGGAAACCAGAGTGGGACAGCAGAAAGAAACAGACAGTGAAAGGAGAAAAGGCAAGGCAAGTGTGATAGTAGAAGTGATACCTGATGAAAGAGGAAAGGTGGAGCATAGAAAAATAAGGAAGTAAGAAAGCTAgtgtgggtgtgtatgtgtgtgtgtgttaatgctcACTGGCAGATTTTTGGCTGAGTCCAGATGCACCAACAATAATGCTGATGACAGTCCATCATTGGCTTGCCCTTTATCTGCTTTAATGCTGCTTAAAACCTAAAAAAAGCAACACATGAAAAACATTAATCAGTGCCAGCTCAGTGCTTTGCGTGATCTACATCCTAACATAACATTGATCATAACTTTCTACTCATCaaataatttccacaaaaatattaagcagcacaacggctgttttgaattatttaaagaaatgtttttagagcatcttctgaaggatcatgtgacactgaagagtggggtaatggctgctgaaaattcagctttgcggtcacatgaataaatgacattatttcacaatatttgcatttttactgtattattgtttttactgtatttttgatcaaataaatccagcattagtgagcaaaagagacttctttcttaCTGACTCTAAACTTTTGAAGGCTAGTGTACATTTGTCAATTGATCACTGAAGTCAAAATTGTTAACAGAAGTCATATCATATCACTTTGAGGTGTATAAGGGTGTGTTATGTTACCTCTTCGAGTTTATCAGGTGTAGGGAGAAGAGAAAGCCATTCAGTCTTCAGGTGAAGCTTTCCTGTAGCAACATCATCAAGTACAAACCACTAAACacacccaaaacacacacacacacacacacacacacacacacacacacacacacacacatgaaactgGGAGGGGATTTGTTATATGAAAACATACGTTTATTTTTAAAACTTCATACTTTAGTTCACTCAAACATGAACATTCTGCTGTTATTTACTCATCCTATGATACCACATGTATAATCATTTTTGTCATCTATTCAGGGCCCTTTCACTTTCATATTTTTGGAAAAGAGGAGGCAcgacattcttcaaaaaaaaattctactcgTGCTCCACAAAAGAAATCAAGTCCTAAAGGTTTGGAACATCacaaggctgagtaaatgatgttaagtcaattttgagtgaactaataGTTTAAGCATTTTTTTCTATACAAGCTTTATAAAGCTGGACAGATGTAAGGCCAAAATTAGACAAAAAAGGCTTTTTTTGTACCTCATCTACTTTCTGTTCCTTCTCTAGTTCATCTACGTTGATGGTAAGGCTAAAGAATACAGAAACGTCAAACGATTAAAAACACATCCACACACAGATCCTGACAATCTTTAAGGTGGAATCCTGAAGTATTATCGCTTGTAAATATTTGATGATTGACAGCCATTACCTTCCCAAATAATCATCTTTATCAGTGTCCTCATCAAACAGCTCTATCACCACATTCTTTTCTGGGTTATCGTACACAAATGCCTAAAACACACATAAATACCTCGGGTTGGTAAATAGAAACATGTCAGAGAAGGACAGATGCAATCACAAATAAGTCCCTTACCTCGTAAACTTCGTTCCATTTAGGATTAACCGTATCTTTGATGATTTTGGATCTGAAGAGCTGATTCCCaagctgaatgacgccatacggGTCTGACTTTCCTTTTATAAGGCCACCCAGAAACGTGTCCTTCCCTACCAGGTCCTGCGCCTCCAGAAAGTGAATCCGTAGAATGCCctacaacaaaaacacacagatgaCATAAATATTTTGGCTATATACATGTATGCATGTTTATGTGTGAAGTGTACAAGTGTGTCACCTTTGGCATAGGGAAGCGGAGTCTGGAAATTTGTGCTTCATTTACAAGCGGAATAGTGATTTTGTTCGGCAGCACGAGATAACTGTATATGATATCCTGAATAATGCCGTCACACAGaccactgaaagaaagaaagattagcAATGGGgatgttaaatatgaaaacaaaccaTTCTAATGCTTTCAATTCAATCTATCCACCCATCAATAAATTCATACAGCTTCTGAcgttttttccacaaaaaaaccTATGTGATATTTTTAAGGACAAGACTAAGAACTTGAAGTTGTATAGACCactattattatactttttaagtGAATTGAGCTTGATATCTGCATTTATAATCTTCTTGTATTTTCACTGTACAGAAAACAGCAGCCTAAACATTTTGCTAAGTAACAACtgtgtacagaaaaaaaactagATTTTTGGTTGAATGTCTATTCTTGGTATATATGCTCAAATATGAAAAACAATTTTCAATTTCTTTTTCCACTAAACACACATCTTCAGTCCCTTTTTGAACCATGTAAAATTAAACATCTGGGAAAAGACAGTGGTTCTTACGGTGGCCAGGGACCACTAGAGGGCCTCAGTAAACTcagtaaacattataaataataaaattaatattaatataataatttatatttttaaatgttttcattcaactgaaatgctaaaaaatacaaaacattccCCCTAAACAGCTatagcttttttcttttctttttttcactgttCCTGAAATTCCTGAAATCACAAAATGAATTGtggttaattcattcattaacacTCCCAGTTTCTGTAAGCCAAAAGCTGGAAAGCAAGTAACTTTGTCTTAATCGCACCCAAAAAATATATACCGGAAGGCATTAAAATTGTGTTGTACTAATGAGGGGTTTccgaaacaaaaaataatgagaGCAACTGGGACAAGGGGAAACATTTAAGCACTATACTGCTTCCTCCACCCTCCCCCAGCACTCCATTAGTACAGTTTACATTCAAGCACTTGCATTTATAGTTGTTTATAGTCCCTGTTAATGACTGTCTCTATagcattattttacaataaacttgCATCTCAGTTTGAACATGCAACACACTGTGATTAATTTATCCTTCAGAGATTATAGAATTGAGATTGATTTCAGCACTGATGTCTAACCAGAAAAAGAGCATGAAATATGGCTCTTCTGTGAgggcgtgtgtgtgagagagacagaataTAACAAAAGACAAGATCTCCACACCTAAACCACAACATCAGCTCCACCTATGATATGACtataaaaggagaaaaagagagagagactcctCTGGGAAGACATTAAACTCAACATTTGTATGCACATTGATGGTAGGCGGATTTTAAGATAAAACAGACTATTAAGACCCCATCATTTCCCTGCCATCACAAGTGCGTGTAAACGTGGATCCTCTGATGTGGGCTGACAGGAAGAGCAGCATTTCTGAGACTGGAGTGAGTGTGCATAATGTTTTTTCGAGACAGGTCATgtgacagcatgtgtgtgtgtgtgtgtgtgtgtgtttcagaggctGCCTGATCCACTTTCCAGTTTTTTGAAACTGACATAATGATAAGATGACGTGTCATGGCTGACGTGTATCACTTACTTTATTCCAGGGATGTCCAGCATATTTGTAAGACCCGTCCAGTTTATATCCAGAAActaagagagagaaacagacccgggtaacaatatttaatacataaaggTTGTGTCTATATTTGCaaatgtttgtgttgtgtttgtttcctgcAAAATATATCCTTCATCTTTCACAGCAGCAACAGTCATTGATCAATTACACAGTAACTTCAGTGGTCTAAaacagttacataaaaaaaattcaataaataattttgactgaacaaatcattttgaagtgttcatattttattgaaggtTATAGAATGCCGTAAACACTGCATCTGATGTAATCTGATAAAATGATTACcaaaaaaacattgatttgtAGTCATTGGTTTTATGTATTATAAGTAAGGGTTTTTacttaagtttttctttttattattaaatcaatagACTTCCtcaatgaaaatacagtaatacaataatATCACAATGTAAAATTACTGTTGTTTTATTGCTATTTTCAGGagtctttgattaatagaaagttcttTAGATCAATATTTTGGCTCTATACATCCAGGTAACATGAACAGCTGAATAGAGATGAATAAATGACACAAGTTTAAGAGGAATAGTTTTAGATCTTATTTGAACAGTTCCTGTGGAGCAGGTCAGAGCAGTGTTCTGATTCTGAGAAAAACTCAGGGTGtgggttattattaaataaaaggcATGTTCTCATCATTCTTTATATTGTATGATTGCCTGGTGTAAGTAATGACTGGTATGTagcagaaaaaaaactaactagACACAAAGACACAATGAAAAGTTCTTCTACATCTGAcacaataatgtgtgtgtgtgtacgtggtGGTTTACGTACAGGTTTCTTGAGGAAGAACACAGAAAGTGCACCAATCAGAGGCATGTCCCCCAGCAATGGGTCCATGATGACCCTCAACACCCCATTAAGCTACAAATACACACAACAAACAAATTCAAGGTAAGATTatcatattttgcattattagtatgacatttaattacatttttaattgtctaTATAATACTGGAAAGAAGACAGGTAATCGTAAGGAGGaagaatgaaaatgagaaatgttggatTCAAACTTGCCTGAATGAGCAGTACAGCTCAATCTGTCACAGCATATGCATTAACTACTAGCATTATATGTGCAGCTGACCCGAGTTTGAATTCTGCTTGGGTTATTTCCCAATACCACCACCTTTCTATAAAGTTTCCTGTAACATCTCCACTACCCTCTTCAGTTAAAGGCAAAAAgtgcatataaataataaaaaaacttctgATTGCAAACATGAGAAGGGACTGACATTAACTCTAATCTAACAGAGCACAGTAGCTTTTCTGACATACAGTCCAAACTCATATCAAAGCTCATGTGTGGTCACTCTGATATCTGTTATCAGAGGCAATGGGGACCTTCTCAAATGTAAGCAACTTTATTTAAGCAACACACAAACAGGCATGTGTCACACACTCTCTGTATCTTACCTGGATGCTCTTGATTCCTGCACGGCAGTAGTATTTCTTAATATCCACATCGATTTCAGTGTTTCCGACAAAACTAGACAAATACAGCAAAACACAAACAGACTTTCAATATCTCAAGCTCGAAAATGAGTCTCAGTTGTAAACTTTATCTATGTGTATTTTACCTGATTTGTAAGTCCATAATAATCTGTCTTCTGTCTACATTCTCTGTATAAACTTTCACTCCATCCACCCTGAGAGGCTGCAGACAgatgaaaaattattttgtgtgtaaaagtatatatatgtgtgtgtgtgtgtgggtttaccGAGCTGTACTTAGTTGACTTAAATATGACTAAGTCTTTCTTTCTGGATGTTTGAGTTAGTCTGTGGTATTTAGATAGCTAGGTAAACATGTGCATGTACCTTGTCCCCCATGTCTATCTTGGAGAAGGTAAAAGTACTAAGGTGCGCATTGGCTCCCTGCACCGCTGGCTCAATGGTCTCTCTGAAGAGTTTATCTACAAACTGACAAATATATGGCCACATCTGATGCACAGTCTGTTagaaaaagagaaggagagaaagagttAATACTCTAGAGGAGACATTTCTGGGTTAGCATAGATTCAGATCTATTTTTATAAAACCactccaccacacacacacacacacacacaccttgttgaGCCACTCCACTCTCTCCACATCTGGAAAATGAACCtgaaacacaaaacatttatttaaaatggagaTTTTTAACACATTCATTAGTCACAGCACATCACCAGCTGACAGTAACAGTTCTCAAAATCATTtaacaaatcaatatttttacaCTTTATCACAATGACAAATGATTCTTTAAATGTACAGCATGtagtaaaaaaaagatatataaacaGAGGAGTTCAATTTTCACTTCTCTAAACTCTTACAATTAACTAGTTTTATACTCATTACTCATAACGTGACAACATTATAATGACATAATATGGCTGTTAAACTAGAACATTATGTTACAGACCAGCAAAACATGCGCTCTCATATCACTGAGAGCAAACAATGCAATAAAACTAGAGCGTTCTCATTATTACCAATAATAAATCTATCAAAACTATTGGATTCACAACCTTATGAAGCAGGATTTgaaatcaggatttttttttttttctataacaaaTAACATTTTCGTAAATGTCCAGTTAGTGTTTTTTGAGGAGTTCTTCCAAAGATGCTGccataacacaaaataaagtcaatCAAAAACACAGTCCAATTCACAAACGAATGATACTTAtgaattggcttttttttttaaatgtatctgttTAAAGAGTTACTCACTAACTGAATCAGTCT of Carassius gibelio isolate Cgi1373 ecotype wild population from Czech Republic chromosome A2, carGib1.2-hapl.c, whole genome shotgun sequence contains these proteins:
- the LOC127934375 gene encoding extended synaptotagmin-2-A isoform X1, which translates into the protein MSASVNGVEPKPAPAVSQNGPGSVPPSPTNVNTLEPGLPDEEPQSAVTDTTQMGIKFAKTFLLIFPIYVLGYLEFSFSWVLIILAALFWLRRNQGSRFARVNQALAFLEHEERAVRQTIRSSELPPWVHFPDVERVEWLNKTVHQMWPYICQFVDKLFRETIEPAVQGANAHLSTFTFSKIDMGDKPLRVDGVKVYTENVDRRQIIMDLQISFVGNTEIDVDIKKYYCRAGIKSIQLNGVLRVIMDPLLGDMPLIGALSVFFLKKPFLDINWTGLTNMLDIPGINGLCDGIIQDIIYSYLVLPNKITIPLVNEAQISRLRFPMPKGILRIHFLEAQDLVGKDTFLGGLIKGKSDPYGVIQLGNQLFRSKIIKDTVNPKWNEVYEAFVYDNPEKNVVIELFDEDTDKDDYLGSLTINVDELEKEQKVDEWFVLDDVATGKLHLKTEWLSLLPTPDKLEEVLSSIKADKGQANDGLSSALLLVHLDSAKNLPRNPLEFNSAGLKKGTVNKALKSGKKVASMPSPFVQFTVGHKSFESKTRFKTNEPVWEEAFTFLIHNPKIQKLEVEVKDEKHECSLGTFSLPLSNLLQEDQMTISQRFPLKNTGPGATLKIKMALRILSMEKLSGTNQPSSSQIRQPSSSTTPNPSPKQANVSEPTPTSKPQQPTPAPRNPKPSPRVEALIDSRPLEDSPARLAKSGRSTSNLALSGSQLHLNNKEQTPSIASDISNPSTALDLQRTIQLLQNGASPGFAPLGEIQLTIRHSPQRNKLIVVIHSCRNLISSTENGSDPYVRLYLLPDKRRSGRRKTNTMKKTVNPIYDQTFEFSVSLVELHRRTLDVAVKNGGGILSKHRGLLGKVLVDLNSEDMSKSSTQWYELSVDGMRRQSP
- the LOC127934375 gene encoding extended synaptotagmin-2 isoform X2; this encodes MSASVNGVEPKPAPAVSQNGPGSVPPSPTNVNTLEPGLPDEEPQSAVTDTTQMGIKFAKTFLLIFPIYVLGYLEFSFSWVLIILAALFWLRRNQGSRFARVNQALAFLEHEERAVRQTIRSSELPPWVHFPDVERVEWLNKTVHQMWPYICQFVDKLFRETIEPAVQGANAHLSTFTFSKIDMGDKPLRVDGVKVYTENVDRRQIIMDLQISFVGNTEIDVDIKKYYCRAGIKSIQLNGVLRVIMDPLLGDMPLIGALSVFFLKKPFLDINWTGLTNMLDIPGINGLCDGIIQDIIYSYLVLPNKITIPLVNEAQISRLRFPMPKGILRIHFLEAQDLVGKDTFLGGLIKGKSDPYGVIQLGNQLFRSKIIKDTVNPKWNEVYEAFVYDNPEKNVVIELFDEDTDKDDYLGSLTINVDELEKEQKVDEWFVLDDVATGKLHLKTEWLSLLPTPDKLEEVLSSIKADKGQANDGLSSALLLVHLDSAKNLPSGKKVASMPSPFVQFTVGHKSFESKTRFKTNEPVWEEAFTFLIHNPKIQKLEVEVKDEKHECSLGTFSLPLSNLLQEDQMTISQRFPLKNTGPGATLKIKMALRILSMEKLSGTNQPSSSQIRQPSSSTTPNPSPKQANVSEPTPTSKPQQPTPAPRNPKPSPRVEALIDSRPLEDSPARLAKSGRSTSNLALSGSQLHLNNKEQTPSIASDISNPSTALDLQRTIQLLQNGASPGFAPLGEIQLTIRHSPQRNKLIVVIHSCRNLISSTENGSDPYVRLYLLPDKRRSGRRKTNTMKKTVNPIYDQTFEFSVSLVELHRRTLDVAVKNGGGILSKHRGLLGKVLVDLNSEDMSKSSTQWYELSVDGMRRQSP